From the genome of Meriones unguiculatus strain TT.TT164.6M chromosome 17, Bangor_MerUng_6.1, whole genome shotgun sequence:
AATACTTCACTCAACTTCCTAAAAGACAGATCTCcttactttcagaaaataaaatgtttttatttgtttatctatttattaaaattttaacaaagaagagacttcattcagatgctagcaccagatacccacggtgtgaagactgtgccttagagtgctctcaagatgcagtccCAAGGTTCATTACTCATGCGTTTATAAAGGCTCACAGGCTGTGCCCATCCTGGCTttgtgcacctagaggcaggaacactggcagacttcctgcctgcatgtcctcagacacctccatctaggtgcagtcaagggcaagcaagcttgtccacaggagtgaccacacactgtctgtatcctccatgaacaagaccaggcaatcacaagaacaacgcctagcattctgagacctcctctgtccttggacaagtaggacttacaggctagacatgctttttgtttgatagttctcttaagcacagtaactttaaacataatgttcaccatcacttccaACCCCCccttaagttgtatcctgagtcaagttcttgaccctgtggtgtgtatctgtgaaaggaacaggctagctttacaggtttctttatgaattctataccccatattaattaaactaagttctcccggtagttttccagaaagcagaaggacaaggaaaaaggagaagtgggtgaatggggacaagacccaccctgctgcagaagaatgtccaggcctgcagtatgagatagggtgcctggcaaccggtccagatggccacagctcccccatccaggacattctgggtgtaacttgaagatcagatatccaccagatgtcaggggcaggcctgactggacgtgggtgcctaaaacgaaccgatgatattaaaagtcaactacccataaCCCCATTCACCCAATCCTGCACTGCCAAGCTTGCCacccccacgcctcccttgcttttacctttaaaaaccccatgccttttTCTCTCGGGGCTGTTCCCAGATGATTTGGaaagcagccccatcactcactggcctgaataaaTCTCTTCTGTTTGTGGCAATCCATCTCCAAGTTACCTTCATCTGTCTTTCTGGTAATTGGGCTCTTGGTGGGCCTAACACCTGTTCACACTGGGATTTAATAAATATCAGTATACTGGCACCgagaccaaaatttctgtatctagttaagacatttatgatgcacaagccagcgatgatcagcagaaacagaagggtctggtgttctgcaatagctgaagacagagttatcacctggaaaaacaaggaaatgagaatggcaaccatgggcttcccctgttctgggtcatttttctgtctgcagtgtacggggtttgtttgtttgcttgtttttgtttttgtttttctgagagtacaggaatctctaatgattgctgagtggtttgcatagaacaacattttctcttacagccacacaatcacatccttgttctgcacagagtatggtgagtgctctatcatgttgcaaaactgcttcatCTAATGGATCAACatgctgatggatcttgatctagttgggttttacaggtacctttttttttttttttttttttttttcaaacaagggagcctggaggtcaatATGAGCCAAcctggtttgttgggtaggcactccaagtagccatttgtcttccttgccaaagagtttcctttggactgaaccttttcagtcttttgttgaggataaggggtgacatagatgattttgtaaatgggcctcaactgaaattaggatgccattgtaggggcccaggaaggctggaatgttaaccaaagcctgggaggggattcattcaggaaatggggcactcactcatcagaagcatctggtttcctgatcaaggtaaaagacaggaagcaatcatggcagctggactggagcacatcaggctctccacttttgtggactgcctggggcttgggtgctgtagatcacttttggagtggtttgttttctgattctggttcctgggtggtgactgtcaggtggGTGGAAATCTGCCGACacatattcagactagggacagaagctaaagttaaggaacttaaaggaaactcttacaattggagccccccccccccaaccctcacacacacacacacatattccatcagaaacaggcaaaagttggggaatcttagtctgttgattgtagctcaattgacctgtgacaggtagatagatgcaagttgcaaactccgtgaggctcacatgaattcttttaagttacaaaagaggaacttctggagccttctacttttaagtcataataaaagcttggggatttaaaaaaaaattatctggggttaaaaacatcaacattcttttctttgtccagaggtctggacagaggtggttttaacatgatgagaagtaattttaggtatcagaactccattgattactatgttaaaactttgaatttttgaagtcttgatatcacatttttttttttgttttggttgttctgtttggtttttcaaggcagccctggctgcgatattgagcttctccTAGGGtgaggacaggtcttggctaaagtgTCTTCAGGTCAGAAGTTTGGAAGGAGAGCAATttcagcatgcagatgtatgaacaggttccggcTTACTCTGTTGGATCTTGTCTcagacatctgctttccagttctctcggacaacctcactacaccatgcaaggaacagtaggcacaggatcttgcaaagtatgttcaaaaaactccaaactttattaaataaaaactttattgaataacaacacaaatgtaagatttactgctaataaaaaattaaagtttcctgtataaaaatagattatcatgtagttggcaatattcacactaaatatattaagtctataccaatagtggggctaaggtgacagaatataaatattaacatgacatattaaatttcagcttaatatatacaaagaaaacatcttcaaaaatagcttaagaatatatatatttatatatataatatataaaatatatttttatttatatataaatatttgtttatttacatatatatatataaatatatatttatttatttttttggaataaacagtttagtacagccctcagcagggtgaggcttcaaggagtcccgggtttacaatgcacatctagcattagttactcctctcccgagaataaaatagatgtctttacttccaggctgggaagtatcttgagATGTCCCCGGCgcgtttcttacttctcctggattgctcggatcccgtgaacagcagcacactACGACGCTTCTGTAGTAGCACACAGTACTGGAAGGCAACCGGAGATTCACTcggagacaggcaactggtggacttcctttcagaaataactaatgcaaacaagcagtcgagaacgaaaggccgaaaatcgccagaagccatccactgccagttagctaaaacttgtgaacaaaaacagcaaaattcaatccagcgtcgacctcagtcacagataaatctcGAAAGCCGcgtgcttgtgagcatgcgctgtgcaggccggatagtttctaactttcggtgggcacacgtgtcttctgttgttgttgttgttctgtcccgacagggtttctctgtgcagccgcggctgtcctggccacagtctttacactcagaacttgttcaaggctcttccacacccagtacttgcagtccttagcctcacctgggaaagagctcggagcagctgcctcgcagtggccgccagggggcgctgctacagtaagcgctggtgcaggatctcccacaccatcttcttcctgaaaagaggcatgtgctgctgcgagaaggtgatgggctggcccctggaaatgtaatctgcatatttacaggcgaacacgccgcagtcgcccccgttcagctgctgaggaatctcctctgccgacatgctgtgttgcttccactccacagggctcaggtcgctgttccttctcgctttgctctcctcccgcagatagcagaaaagcagctcaaggatgtcgggtctcttctgtcccgtggagtccatgtagacaatactcttctttcttaagtctgtgaccgccaggctccagtgcatgcccaggtgaactgggaccaggagaagttccttggcaaagatgtttactgcccgggtccatcttctgactgacctgtagccaccagactttaacttggtgtaaaagaaggtattaaatgcgtgaagtgccgggtagccttgactttgatttctttccatgagaagattcatgtaaaaattgatgactttgtcgttgagccactgggtgttccttagggtccacaggtctcctcgagtcatttgcagtttgaaggcacagctcaagatctcatcttttgacccagggcctagcgcactgctgatttctttctccatgtccactgtgacagcaggaccacggtccagccctctgcccttctcttggtcttcaagagcctttttcttgacctcaggtgttgacactttgctgctgggcatgccattgctgacactgtctgtgcagatttgaggtgtttccgattcatgattctgcccttcagcacaacctttgagagtcttggaggtgtccatggtgcttgtgtgagtgctgtgagggccagagctcacggggacgtcaggttggaggagttccaacagccctgggcacttttcattgtggtgtttctcaacttcttcctccctgttgctgtgggggggcttgagaccctggcctccacccacagactcctcagtcacagcctcttctggggggcctttggcacactctggggccattagctgtaacggacccttttcctggggtgaccatattcggctcttgtcaggctcttcatccccaagctctgtttcatgctgttcctgttgCAGCTTCTTCCACGACTGGACTggctcttctgagcacacatcatcctcttcctcttcttggcgtttcctcttctggcctttctctggctgttcagggcttatcgttttaccctgcttgcaaggctgccttatagagggactacttgtattgtctttgctcagctgttggctgccggccatgacacagctttccgatgtccaagtcaaagtgcaggtcagctgggcgttctgtgggagttcttgggttgtcctcttgatggctgaaggcaccttagtctactgggagatgtcttatccacacaAGATAAGGTGGTTCAAGGTCAGAAACCGCAGGGGAAGAACACAGGTTTCCTTTggcgctggggtcagttaggccaccaagacagaaggaggtcgcagtgtcaaaggacacttctcacatagctgatcttctctaatcttgtctttcgggtggcatttcctcagtccccctatagaaaggtctgtggagttcccactctgcgttttgtttttccctactgagggagaaggatcgctctagggcacaaggagcctctgtagaacctgaaattgtggaaatcacaatgattgtcagagtctttcagccaaagacagcagtcaacacacGTTAGAAGCAAGAttactgtgtgcctccctccactgtcaccaaggatctggaaggccagtttccacaaaAAATTGTGgtttatgatgtggttttatgcaccagggcaacattcattggtgaatggaggccctgcccaccattgcccaggtctagggtcttaaagcttgttttcattcctggaattcctgttggaactcctgctggctgaagcaaacccaagatcagtaagaactcagaggagcagaagttcagcacatatcatgaataaataaatgtaaaaaacccccaagtgctgggattaaaagctgcagcaccactgcttggctggagagatctttttaggatgactcagcagagatggctccgtggtgaagagtgatgcttttctagaagaccacacattgatttccaaccctgtctttgcagcttacaatcacctgtaactccagtgccaggggagctgacactctcttctggctttaagcaggaaacgcacacacacacacacacacacatacacacactgctcttaaatatgtgagagtaaaacactcatacacattaaaaataaatcttaaaaaaataaaagctaggatttgtactaagccTATTTAactttttccccccagaaaaacagtgtaccggagaactaagtaaaaatcattgctaaaatgtacaaaacaaaattagaaaaaaatgtaataaatgaaaagatagttatcctttctaaaagcttttagaaatagtttgagaagcttctatgtccttaaaccttgaaagacagagaccaaaccatgtgtttaaacctgcttgtagctgcttttctcacacccaaaaatctagacacataaccatatctccataaaactcatataacatgtgattgatcagtggcgaagctttgtagattatatatgatttgatcgttgccaaacagaacggaggaccaaggagatggctcagcccggttagctgctccctggcaactctgaccagttcagggcaattcctgagtcactcaaaataaaagacagaacccagtcacccgaattattctccgacctccacgtGTGCTGCGACAAGCCAACAGTTGCCGCACCcccaatgcaaataaataatgaactgcaataaaccctgccaggtgagcaaagagagtggcattttatcctagtggatcacGGTGGAATGGCCatgcctctcaccctgcaaattcaggcaacggccacaagagggcagagagaaaccacagagaagagcgcgcctctcagctctttcctgccttcctctctgacccaaaggagcttctcagagcagagaactgcaggggcagaaccaaagcatctGGACAACTGGGCTCCCCTTGATTACAAGGCTGGCAGGTTTAGTCAGGGATctcgagagtaacagaacacacacacacacacacacacgatagatagatagatagatagatagatagatagatagatagatagatagacagacagacagatagatgagtttagatagatgacttacaggctgaagtccatctagtccagagatggctgcctatgaatggaaggtccaaaagtccagtagtttttcagtccatgagtgtggatgtctcagctggtcttcagtaaaggctagaattctacacaagtagaccgcaaggacagtgaaggaatggacttcttctcagtgaggcagtaacaggcaaatagcaaaagctccctagttccagcgccttttatagaggcttctagcggaaggtgttgcctggattagaggctcggcttccctcttcaaagatgcggattaaaattaagcaaggaatccctcacaggtgtgccttttcattttggggttttacataataccagataactggaatccagttgacagtcaagaatggccgtctcagctgcctttccaagccccacttcatgttctggacacagtttgacatttttgacatttaaccttgtgttctttctttctgtagattctggtgtgtgtttgtctgtgttcacgtgtgtacgtgtgtgcatatgtgtgtgtgtgcctgtgtgcaggctctctcaaagaagtcagcatgtgtgggttgatttgtggggcagcagagctgggttggagtggagtggagctcagttggtggaacgcatggtccagcaaataagaaccctgggtttgcttcccagaccacacacaactgcatgtgatgaggcacgcctcttctcctagcgctctggaagcagaggcaggagaaccacaagttcaaggtcatcttaagcagtatagggctttcacagtctgccttggatacaaagagccccgaatgataaaatataggatataggaagggaggttgtagatcagcaattactgagcgtatgccgtgcataaacaaaggccacggTTTAATCCCTACCAGCTTCAAGATCCCCGAAGTTTGTTCACTCTACgaagctggctgtctaagctggtcctcagtatatgttgaaatcccaaagaagtaggctacaatgccagtgaagaaatgcctcagcagcaagatggatgaactttCCAGATAGAGGGAGAGTGAGCAGACAAAAgacaaagactcccttcttccaggatcttttatgcaggcttccactggaagg
Proteins encoded in this window:
- the LOC132648559 gene encoding sentrin-specific protease 2-like, with protein sequence KALEDQEKGRGLDRGPAVTVDMEKEISSALGPGSKDEILSCAFKLQMTRGDLWTLRNTQWLNDKVINFYMNLLMERNQSQGYPALHAFNTFFYTKLKSGGYRSVRRWTRAVNIFAKELLLVPVHLGMHWSLAVTDLRKKSIVYMDSTGQKRPDILELLFCYLREESKARRNSDLSPVEWKQHSMSAEEIPQQLNGGDCGVFACKYADYISRGQPITFSQQHMPLFRKKMVWEILHQRLL